One genomic region from Thermoleptolyngbya sichuanensis A183 encodes:
- a CDS encoding 5'-nucleotidase C-terminal domain-containing protein, translating to MAFQLQILHASDMESGLPAFTDAVNFSTVINALKDDYTNTIILSSGDNYIPGPFFSSGSDRALRKTTSSPAPGDDYTFREGVGRVDIEILNQMGFQASALGNHEFDLGESTVVSLIRRDREYRGTVFPYLSSNLNFTDPNPGDDGTPSQDFVLEDLVVADGQPAAPNSIAKSTVLTVNGERIGVVGATTPTLGVISSPGPNVEILPQPFGANPSAAELDALAVEIQKSVDGLTAAGINKIVIVAHMQQLFIERELARRLRDVDVIIAGGSHTLLADSTDRLRPGDTAGGIYPLVEDSPTGPVLVVNTDSNWKYVGRLVVEFDNDGKIDLSKLDPNVNGAYATDTASVAALTAVNPGEPDPEVVDLLGKLRTIINTKDSNIFGKTTVFLNGTRNSVRTEETNLGNLTADANLFVARQVDSSVVISLKNGGGIRDNIGAVSPTPGATDPSDIVTLPPPANPEANKQEGDLSQLDIENSLRFNNGLSLITVTAAQLKEVLEHGVSGVGPGRTPGAFPQIGGISFSFDASKTAQRLASDGTVTTAGERIQSAALTDANGNFTQIIVRNGQLVGDPNRTFRLVTLSFLLGTSSLDSSGDGYPFFRFVRENPTLANRVDLLGETSIDLNRNGVIDGPVSLPDGVATFTDAGSEQDAFAEFLAQSGTFTKADTPAERDRRIQNLGVRGDNVFGVQLVGTNGRNRLVGRFANDLLQGLGGADVLNGRQGDDLLEGGRGGDRLNGGPGKDVLVGGLGRDTCIGGAGADTFVLTRGAGFDTIVDYKDGVDKIGLSGNLRFGNLRFTDTTRGVQIRAGNDLLAELLGVRASALNRTDFVTTFATAETFA from the coding sequence ATGGCTTTTCAACTGCAAATTCTGCACGCTTCCGACATGGAAAGCGGTCTCCCGGCTTTCACCGATGCGGTTAATTTCTCTACAGTGATTAACGCGCTGAAGGATGACTACACCAACACCATAATCTTGTCTTCGGGTGATAACTACATTCCTGGCCCCTTCTTCTCTTCTGGGAGCGATCGCGCTCTCCGAAAAACCACCTCATCCCCTGCTCCCGGCGATGACTATACGTTCCGCGAGGGAGTCGGGCGCGTCGATATTGAAATCCTCAACCAGATGGGATTTCAGGCTTCTGCCTTGGGCAACCACGAATTTGACCTGGGTGAATCGACCGTTGTATCTCTAATTCGGCGCGATCGCGAATATCGGGGCACGGTTTTTCCCTACCTCAGCAGCAACCTGAACTTCACCGATCCCAATCCGGGAGACGATGGCACTCCCAGCCAAGACTTTGTGCTAGAAGATTTGGTCGTTGCGGATGGACAGCCCGCAGCCCCCAACAGCATTGCAAAAAGCACCGTGTTGACAGTCAACGGCGAACGGATTGGGGTTGTCGGCGCAACGACTCCGACATTAGGGGTCATCTCCTCACCCGGCCCAAATGTTGAAATTCTGCCGCAGCCCTTTGGCGCAAACCCCAGTGCGGCTGAGCTAGATGCCCTCGCCGTAGAAATTCAAAAATCGGTCGATGGGTTGACTGCTGCTGGCATTAACAAGATTGTGATTGTGGCGCACATGCAGCAGTTGTTCATCGAGCGGGAACTGGCCAGACGGCTGCGCGATGTAGACGTGATTATTGCGGGGGGTTCCCACACCCTGCTGGCAGACAGCACCGACCGACTGCGCCCTGGCGATACGGCAGGCGGCATTTACCCCTTGGTGGAGGACTCTCCAACTGGGCCTGTGCTGGTGGTCAACACCGACAGCAACTGGAAGTATGTCGGGCGGCTGGTGGTGGAATTTGACAACGACGGCAAAATTGACCTGTCAAAGCTCGATCCCAATGTCAATGGGGCCTATGCCACAGATACAGCCAGCGTGGCTGCGCTGACGGCCGTCAACCCCGGTGAACCCGATCCAGAAGTGGTGGATTTGCTTGGCAAGCTACGAACCATCATCAACACCAAAGACAGCAATATTTTTGGGAAGACTACAGTATTTCTCAACGGCACGCGCAATTCGGTGCGGACGGAGGAGACGAACCTGGGCAACCTGACGGCGGATGCCAACTTGTTCGTAGCAAGGCAGGTGGATTCCTCTGTGGTGATCTCGCTGAAGAATGGCGGCGGCATCCGCGACAACATCGGCGCAGTGTCCCCCACTCCGGGCGCAACCGACCCCAGCGATATCGTGACTCTCCCTCCACCAGCTAACCCGGAGGCAAATAAACAAGAAGGGGATTTGTCGCAACTGGACATCGAAAATTCGCTGCGCTTTAACAATGGCTTGAGCCTGATTACCGTCACAGCGGCACAGTTGAAGGAAGTGCTAGAGCATGGTGTTTCGGGCGTTGGGCCGGGACGAACCCCTGGCGCGTTTCCTCAAATTGGCGGCATCTCCTTTAGCTTCGATGCCAGCAAGACGGCCCAGCGACTCGCGAGCGATGGCACCGTGACCACGGCCGGAGAGCGCATCCAGTCGGCGGCGCTGACGGATGCCAATGGCAACTTTACGCAAATCATTGTTCGGAACGGTCAGCTTGTGGGCGATCCGAACCGCACCTTCCGATTGGTGACGCTCAGCTTTTTGCTGGGAACGAGTTCGCTAGATTCCAGCGGGGATGGCTATCCGTTCTTCCGGTTTGTGCGAGAAAACCCAACCCTGGCGAATCGGGTGGATTTATTAGGCGAGACGAGTATTGACCTGAACCGGAATGGCGTGATCGACGGACCAGTGAGCCTGCCGGATGGGGTGGCGACGTTTACAGATGCAGGTAGTGAGCAAGATGCGTTTGCAGAGTTTCTGGCTCAGAGCGGCACGTTTACCAAGGCAGACACGCCCGCAGAGCGCGATCGCCGCATTCAGAACCTCGGCGTTCGAGGCGACAACGTGTTTGGGGTTCAGCTTGTGGGCACCAACGGCCGCAACCGTCTTGTCGGCAGATTTGCCAACGACCTGCTGCAAGGGCTGGGTGGAGCCGACGTGCTAAACGGGCGGCAGGGCGACGATTTGTTGGAGGGTGGACGTGGGGGCGATCGCCTCAACGGTGGCCCTGGCAAAGATGTGCTGGTTGGCGGGCTAGGCCGCGATACCTGCATTGGCGGAGCGGGCGCAGATACCTTTGTGCTGACGCGCGGCGCTGGGTTCGACACAATCGTGGACTACAAAGACGGCGTAGACAAGATCGGTCTGTCGGGCAATTTGCGCTTCGGCAATCTGCGCTTTACCGATACCACTCGCGGTGTTCAGATCCGGGCTGGTAATGACCTGCTGGCGGAGTTGCTAGGCGTGCGAGCCAGTGCGCTCAACCGCACCGACTTTGTGACCACGTTTGCGACCGCAGAGACGTTCGCTTGA
- the ctpB gene encoding carboxyl-terminal processing protease CtpB codes for MRRFFNRSRLLNAALFGGTVAAAATVSLLTPVFSSAVNATLQDSPKALLDEAWQIVNREYVDSTFNQVDWLAVRHELLSASYSSREEAYNALRRALQRLRDPYTRFMDPRQFEVLTSQTSGELSGVGIRLQADEQTGAITVVEPIPNSPAARAGIQVGDRILSIDGVSTEGMTLEEASNRIRGEVGTRIVLRLQRQSEEATDLTLTRARIELPNVHYTLKQEQGTRVGYIRLTEFSAHSAEQMHRAIEDLLSQQVQGFVLDLRGNPGGLLQASIDISRQWLGNGLIVRTVDRYGANERIRANRTALTDLPLVVLVDGSSASSSEILTGALMDNRRATIVGTKTFGKALVQSVHSLSDGSGLAVTIAHYYTPNGTDISQRGITPNVQVNLTDSQRQQLAANPTSVGSQSDPQYVRAIAVLRSTIAAQPARPIPAQRASAPRAPRMSN; via the coding sequence ATGCGCCGCTTTTTCAACCGCTCTCGTTTGCTCAATGCCGCTCTTTTTGGTGGAACTGTTGCCGCAGCCGCTACGGTTTCGCTGCTGACCCCCGTGTTCAGTTCGGCTGTGAACGCTACGCTTCAGGACAGCCCCAAGGCCCTGCTTGATGAGGCGTGGCAAATCGTGAATCGGGAGTATGTAGACAGCACGTTTAACCAGGTGGACTGGCTGGCAGTGCGCCACGAACTGCTCAGCGCCTCCTACAGTTCGCGGGAAGAGGCTTACAATGCATTGCGCCGCGCCCTCCAGCGACTACGAGATCCCTATACCCGTTTCATGGACCCGCGCCAGTTTGAAGTGCTAACGAGTCAGACCTCTGGAGAACTGTCAGGTGTGGGCATTCGGCTTCAGGCAGACGAGCAAACGGGCGCGATTACTGTGGTAGAGCCAATCCCCAACTCTCCGGCGGCGCGAGCGGGCATACAGGTGGGCGATCGCATTTTGTCGATTGATGGCGTTTCGACCGAGGGGATGACGCTGGAAGAAGCCTCGAATCGCATTCGGGGTGAGGTCGGCACGCGCATCGTTTTGCGGCTGCAACGACAGTCGGAAGAGGCGACCGACCTGACGCTAACGCGGGCCCGCATTGAGCTTCCCAATGTCCACTACACCTTGAAACAAGAGCAGGGCACTCGCGTAGGGTATATCCGCCTGACTGAATTCAGCGCCCACTCGGCAGAACAAATGCATCGGGCGATTGAGGACTTGCTGAGCCAGCAGGTGCAGGGCTTTGTGCTGGATCTGCGGGGCAATCCAGGAGGGTTGCTGCAGGCCAGTATCGACATCTCGCGTCAGTGGTTGGGCAATGGACTGATTGTCCGCACGGTGGATCGGTACGGGGCGAACGAGCGGATTCGGGCCAATCGCACGGCGCTGACGGACTTGCCGCTGGTCGTGTTGGTGGACGGCAGTTCTGCCAGTTCCAGCGAAATCCTGACGGGGGCGCTGATGGACAATCGGCGGGCCACGATCGTCGGCACCAAGACCTTTGGCAAAGCGCTGGTGCAGTCGGTGCATTCGCTGTCGGATGGGTCTGGTCTGGCGGTGACGATCGCCCATTACTACACCCCCAACGGCACGGACATCAGCCAGCGCGGGATCACGCCCAATGTGCAGGTCAACCTGACCGATAGCCAGCGCCAGCAGCTTGCCGCAAACCCCACCTCGGTTGGCAGCCAGAGCGATCCCCAGTATGTGCGGGCGATCGCCGTTCTCCGGTCTACGATTGCAGCCCAGCCTGCCCGTCCGATTCCCGCTCAGCGGGCCAGTGCCCCCCGCGCCCCCCGCATGAGCAACTAA
- a CDS encoding NAD(P)H-quinone oxidoreductase subunit 5: MESLYAYAWLIPVLPLAGAMILGLGLISSSGFAKQFRKPSSVFIVSLTGTAMVLSFALLWSQIQGHPTYERSIEWASAGDFHLSMGYIVDHLTALMLVIVTTVAFLVMIYTDGYMAHDPGYVRFYAYLSLFSSSMLGLVISPNLVQIYIFWELVGMCSYLLIGFWYDRKAAADACQKAFVTNRVGDFGLLLGILGLYWATGSFEFEVIGDRLQDLVQSGALSGAIAALFAVLVFLGPVAKSAQFPLHVWLPDAMEGPTPISALIHAATMVAAGVFLIARMFPVFEHIPTAMNVIAYTGAVTAFLGASIAITQNDIKKGLAYSTMSQLGYMVMGMGVGAYTAGLFHLMTHAYFKAMLFLGSGSVIHGMEGVVGHDPVLAQDMRLMGGLRKYMPITATTFLIGTLAIAGIPPLAGFWSKDEILGATFRANPALWAVGFLTAGITAFYMFRMYFSTFEGEFRGTSTEIKRKLKNEQLQKLGLAFGPGAMNPLELTAETHAEDHEAHDDHGHHASEPHESPITMTLPLMVLAIPSMLIGLVGTPFKNYFEEFIHAPGEVIHEAEAVDWGEFLTMGGSSVAIALGGIALATAMYLLKKIDPSAIADKIQPLYQLSLNKWYIDDIYNAVFVQGSRRLARQVLEVDVRIVDGLVNLTGFVTLVTGEALKYLESGRVQFYALIVFGAVLGLVLVSGIT, translated from the coding sequence ATGGAATCCCTCTACGCATATGCCTGGCTTATCCCAGTGTTGCCCCTGGCAGGGGCGATGATTTTGGGGCTAGGTCTAATTTCTTCCAGCGGTTTCGCCAAGCAGTTTCGCAAGCCCAGTTCGGTGTTCATTGTCTCGCTGACGGGCACTGCAATGGTTCTCTCCTTTGCCCTGCTGTGGAGCCAGATTCAAGGACACCCGACCTACGAACGCTCGATTGAGTGGGCATCGGCGGGCGATTTTCACCTATCGATGGGCTATATCGTTGATCACCTGACGGCGCTGATGCTGGTGATTGTGACGACGGTGGCCTTTTTGGTGATGATCTACACCGATGGCTATATGGCTCATGATCCAGGCTATGTCCGGTTCTATGCCTACCTCAGCCTGTTTAGCTCGTCGATGCTGGGGCTGGTGATTAGCCCAAACTTGGTGCAGATTTACATCTTCTGGGAGCTGGTGGGGATGTGTTCCTACCTGCTGATCGGCTTCTGGTATGACCGTAAAGCGGCTGCCGATGCCTGCCAGAAGGCGTTTGTGACGAACCGGGTGGGCGACTTTGGGCTGCTGCTGGGGATACTGGGCTTATACTGGGCGACAGGCAGCTTTGAGTTTGAGGTGATTGGCGATCGCCTCCAGGATCTCGTCCAGTCGGGTGCGCTCAGCGGGGCGATCGCAGCGCTGTTTGCGGTGCTGGTGTTCCTTGGCCCAGTGGCAAAGTCGGCCCAGTTTCCGCTGCACGTTTGGCTGCCGGACGCGATGGAAGGCCCCACCCCCATTTCGGCACTGATCCACGCAGCAACGATGGTGGCGGCGGGTGTCTTCCTGATTGCTCGCATGTTCCCCGTGTTTGAGCATATCCCCACCGCCATGAACGTGATTGCCTATACGGGCGCAGTCACGGCATTTTTAGGAGCCAGCATCGCCATCACGCAAAACGATATCAAGAAGGGTCTGGCTTATTCCACGATGTCCCAGCTTGGCTATATGGTCATGGGCATGGGCGTGGGAGCCTACACAGCCGGACTCTTTCACCTGATGACCCATGCCTACTTCAAAGCAATGCTGTTCCTCGGCTCTGGTTCTGTGATCCACGGCATGGAGGGGGTGGTAGGACACGACCCCGTGCTGGCGCAGGATATGCGACTGATGGGCGGTCTGCGGAAGTATATGCCGATTACCGCCACGACCTTCTTGATTGGCACGCTGGCGATCGCCGGAATTCCCCCGTTGGCTGGCTTCTGGTCAAAGGACGAAATTCTAGGAGCCACCTTCCGGGCAAACCCGGCGCTGTGGGCCGTTGGATTTCTGACGGCGGGGATCACAGCGTTCTACATGTTCCGCATGTACTTCAGCACCTTTGAGGGCGAGTTTCGCGGTACTAGCACGGAGATCAAGCGCAAGCTAAAAAACGAGCAGCTTCAAAAGCTGGGTCTGGCTTTTGGCCCCGGTGCAATGAACCCGCTGGAGCTAACGGCGGAGACTCATGCCGAAGATCACGAGGCTCACGACGACCACGGACACCACGCCAGCGAGCCGCACGAGTCGCCAATTACGATGACGCTGCCGCTGATGGTGCTGGCCATTCCGTCGATGCTGATCGGGCTGGTAGGCACGCCGTTCAAGAATTACTTCGAGGAATTCATCCATGCCCCTGGTGAGGTGATCCACGAAGCCGAGGCAGTGGACTGGGGCGAATTTCTGACGATGGGCGGTAGCTCAGTGGCGATCGCCCTCGGCGGCATTGCCCTAGCGACAGCCATGTACCTGCTCAAGAAAATCGACCCATCGGCGATCGCCGACAAGATCCAGCCGCTCTATCAGCTTTCACTCAATAAGTGGTACATCGACGACATCTACAACGCTGTGTTCGTGCAGGGCAGCCGTCGTCTGGCCCGGCAGGTGCTAGAAGTAGACGTGCGGATTGTGGATGGGCTGGTAAACCTGACGGGCTTTGTCACGCTGGTCACGGGCGAAGCGCTGAAATATCTGGAAAGCGGCAGGGTGCAGTTCTACGCGCTGATCGTCTTTGGCGCGGTGCTGGGGCTAGTGCTGGTTTCCGGGATTACCTGA
- the ndhD1 gene encoding photosynthetic/respiratory NAD(P)H-quinone oxidoreductase subunit D1 — protein sequence MNTAEFPWLTTIILLPVLASLAIPVLPDKDGKTVRWYALIIGLIDFALTVYAFYTQYDFSRSELQLVESYSWVSSLDLRWSVGADGLSMPLILLTSFITTLAILASWPVTLKPRLFYFLMLAMYGGQIAVFAVQDMLLFFLVWELELIPVYLLLSIWGGKKRLYAATKFILYTAGGSLFILVAALAMAFYGDTVTFDMRSLMDKDFPLKFQLLVYAGFLIAYAVKLPIFPLHTWLPDAHGEATAPVHMLLAGILLKMGGYALLRMNVQMLPDAHVRFAPILVILGVVNIIYAALTSFAQRNLKRKIAYSSISHMGFVLIGLASFTNLGLSGAMLQMVSHGLIGASLFFLVGATYDRTHTLILDEMGGVGKKMPKIFAMFTACSMASLALPGMSGFVAELMVFVGFATSDAYDQTFKIIVITLMAVGVILTPIYLLSMLREIFYGPENQELVEHEVLVDAEPREVFIIASLLIPIIGIGFYPKLITQMYDSTTEQVTAQLQESFAIAAAEKETATLSKQALLKAPEISSNL from the coding sequence ATGAATACTGCTGAATTTCCCTGGCTAACAACCATCATCCTATTGCCTGTCCTCGCATCACTAGCGATCCCGGTTCTTCCCGATAAAGACGGAAAAACCGTCCGCTGGTACGCCCTCATCATCGGACTGATCGACTTTGCGCTGACGGTCTACGCCTTCTATACCCAATACGACTTCAGCCGTTCTGAGTTGCAACTGGTCGAGAGCTATTCCTGGGTGTCTTCGCTAGACCTGCGCTGGTCAGTGGGGGCAGACGGACTCTCGATGCCGCTAATTCTACTGACCAGCTTTATCACCACGCTGGCGATTCTGGCATCCTGGCCCGTAACGCTGAAGCCGCGCCTGTTTTACTTTCTGATGCTGGCGATGTACGGCGGACAGATTGCGGTGTTTGCCGTGCAGGATATGCTGCTGTTCTTCCTGGTGTGGGAACTGGAGCTAATCCCGGTGTACTTGCTGCTGTCTATTTGGGGCGGCAAGAAGCGGCTCTACGCAGCCACTAAGTTCATTCTGTATACGGCGGGTGGGTCGCTGTTCATCCTGGTGGCGGCGCTGGCGATGGCATTCTATGGCGATACGGTCACCTTTGACATGCGATCGCTCATGGATAAGGACTTCCCGCTGAAGTTCCAGCTTTTGGTCTACGCAGGCTTCCTGATCGCCTACGCCGTCAAGCTGCCGATTTTTCCGCTCCATACCTGGCTGCCCGATGCCCACGGCGAGGCGACGGCTCCGGTTCACATGCTGCTGGCGGGCATTCTGCTAAAAATGGGCGGCTACGCGCTGCTGCGGATGAATGTGCAGATGCTGCCGGATGCCCATGTCCGTTTTGCGCCGATTCTGGTAATTTTGGGCGTGGTTAATATTATCTACGCCGCGCTGACCTCCTTTGCCCAGCGAAACCTGAAGCGAAAAATTGCCTACTCCTCGATTTCCCACATGGGCTTCGTGCTAATTGGCTTAGCCTCCTTCACCAACCTGGGCCTGAGCGGAGCCATGCTGCAAATGGTGTCCCACGGGCTGATTGGAGCCAGCCTGTTCTTCCTAGTAGGCGCAACCTATGACCGGACACACACCCTCATCCTGGACGAGATGGGCGGCGTAGGCAAAAAAATGCCCAAGATCTTCGCCATGTTTACAGCCTGCTCGATGGCCTCGCTGGCCCTGCCGGGAATGAGCGGATTCGTCGCAGAACTGATGGTATTTGTGGGCTTTGCCACCAGCGATGCCTATGACCAGACGTTCAAAATTATCGTGATTACGCTAATGGCGGTGGGCGTGATCCTGACACCGATCTATCTGCTGTCCATGCTTCGGGAGATTTTCTATGGCCCAGAAAACCAGGAACTCGTAGAGCATGAGGTGCTGGTGGATGCCGAACCTCGCGAAGTGTTTATCATTGCGTCGCTGCTGATCCCGATTATTGGCATCGGGTTCTATCCCAAGCTGATTACGCAGATGTATGATTCTACGACTGAGCAGGTGACAGCCCAGCTTCAGGAATCCTTTGCGATCGCCGCTGCGGAGAAAGAAACCGCGACGCTTTCAAAGCAGGCGTTGCTCAAGGCTCCTGAGATTTCGTCCAATCTCTAG
- a CDS encoding Fur family transcriptional regulator translates to MTAYTATSLKAELNERGWRLTPQRETILTIFQNLPKGNHLSAEDLYNLLNEEGHHISLSTIYRTLKLMARMGILRELELAEGHKHYEINQPAPYHHHHLICVRCNKTIEFKNDSILKTGSRTAQKEGYHLLDCQLIIHAVCPTCQRSLLPI, encoded by the coding sequence ATGACTGCCTACACTGCGACCTCACTAAAGGCTGAACTTAACGAGCGGGGCTGGCGTTTGACCCCTCAGCGCGAGACGATCCTGACGATCTTTCAGAACTTGCCCAAGGGCAATCATCTCAGCGCTGAGGACTTGTATAACCTGTTGAACGAGGAGGGGCATCATATTAGCCTCTCGACGATTTATCGCACGCTCAAGCTGATGGCCCGCATGGGCATTCTGCGGGAGCTAGAGCTGGCCGAGGGTCATAAGCACTACGAAATCAACCAGCCCGCGCCTTATCATCACCATCACCTGATCTGCGTCCGCTGCAACAAGACGATTGAGTTCAAGAACGACTCAATCCTGAAAACGGGCAGCCGCACGGCTCAGAAAGAAGGCTATCACCTGCTCGACTGTCAGCTTATTATTCACGCCGTTTGCCCAACCTGTCAGCGATCGCTCCTTCCGATTTAG
- a CDS encoding YggT family protein, with amino-acid sequence MSGSTMLVAQSLSTFISIYTTILIIRILLTWFPSVNWYSQPFAALSQITDPYLDIFRRVIPPLGGFDFSPILAIFLLQFLGRFLESAAYAAF; translated from the coding sequence ATGAGTGGTTCTACTATGCTGGTTGCCCAGTCCCTCTCCACCTTCATCTCGATCTACACGACAATCCTGATCATCCGCATCCTGCTTACCTGGTTTCCCAGCGTCAACTGGTATAGCCAGCCCTTCGCCGCCCTCAGCCAAATCACCGACCCCTACCTCGACATCTTTCGTCGCGTGATTCCGCCACTGGGGGGCTTTGATTTTTCGCCGATCTTGGCAATTTTTCTCCTGCAATTTTTGGGACGCTTTCTGGAAAGCGCCGCCTATGCCGCCTTCTAA
- the upp gene encoding uracil phosphoribosyltransferase encodes MSLTLRVYVPSHPLIKHWLSVARDESTPTVLFRSAMTELGRWLTYEATRDWLPTTESEVQTPLAPCPATFIDPEVPIVVVPILRAGLALLDGAQALLPLASIYHVGLVRNEETLEASCYLNKLPEQMPPGTRVLVTDPMLATGGSSHSLLKLLVERGVDPALIRIVAVVAAPQALQLLGADFPALSIFTAAIDEGLNDRGYIVPGLGDAGDRTFGT; translated from the coding sequence ATGTCCCTGACCCTCCGCGTTTACGTCCCCTCCCATCCGCTCATCAAGCACTGGCTCTCGGTTGCCCGCGACGAATCTACGCCTACGGTTCTGTTTCGCAGCGCCATGACCGAGTTGGGGCGCTGGCTAACCTACGAAGCCACCCGCGACTGGCTGCCCACCACTGAAAGCGAAGTGCAAACGCCTCTGGCTCCCTGCCCTGCTACTTTTATTGACCCAGAAGTGCCGATTGTGGTGGTGCCAATTTTGCGGGCGGGTCTGGCGCTGCTGGATGGAGCGCAGGCGTTGCTGCCGCTGGCCTCGATTTATCATGTGGGGCTGGTGCGAAATGAAGAGACCCTGGAAGCCAGTTGCTACCTGAACAAGCTACCAGAACAGATGCCGCCGGGGACGCGGGTGCTGGTGACAGACCCGATGCTGGCCACGGGTGGCTCTAGTCATTCGCTGCTGAAGCTGCTGGTGGAGCGGGGAGTTGACCCAGCGCTGATTCGGATTGTGGCGGTGGTGGCGGCTCCCCAAGCCCTGCAACTGCTGGGGGCAGACTTCCCGGCGCTGTCAATCTTCACGGCGGCCATTGACGAAGGGCTGAACGATCGGGGCTACATTGTGCCGGGGCTGGGCGATGCGGGCGATCGCACGTTTGGCACTTGA
- a CDS encoding TIGR02450 family Trp-rich protein produces MPKKQKFPHLVGSKWTSLQTTWGWRHFQVVNRKNEGEWVFAEMVASCDLSVRFWINAKQLKERSLWQAGWRSLQEQSIE; encoded by the coding sequence ATGCCCAAAAAGCAAAAGTTTCCCCATTTAGTAGGGTCTAAGTGGACTTCGCTGCAAACCACTTGGGGTTGGCGACATTTTCAGGTGGTCAACCGCAAGAATGAAGGCGAGTGGGTATTCGCTGAAATGGTGGCATCGTGTGATCTCAGCGTGCGGTTTTGGATTAATGCAAAACAGCTCAAGGAGCGATCGCTCTGGCAGGCAGGCTGGCGATCGCTCCAAGAACAGTCCATTGAGTGA
- the ftsZ gene encoding cell division protein FtsZ has translation MNNANPFANAGANSGLHLSQSHDTKPSLSDDSGYSDIVPSSLARIKVIGVGGGGCNAINRMIASQVSGVEFWSVNTDAQALTNAATPNRLQVGKKLTRGLGAGGHPPVGEKAAEESRDEIATALEGADLVFITAGMGGGTGTGAAPIVAEVAKEVGALTVGVVTRPFTFEGKRRTSQAEEGIGALQSRVDTLIVIPNDKLLTVISAETPVQDAFRVADDILRQGVQGISDIITIPGLVNVDFADVRAVMADAGSALMGIGIGTGKSRAREAATAAISSPLLESSIDGARGVVFNIRGGSDLTLHEVNAAAEIIYEAVDPNANIIFGAVIDDRLQGEVQITVIATGFAPGEVAALQSSRVAPLKRTVTAPPIGTMPTAPSADPRLRPGLDIPEFLQRRRPPTR, from the coding sequence ATGAATAATGCGAACCCTTTTGCCAATGCAGGCGCGAACTCTGGGCTTCATCTAAGCCAGAGCCACGACACGAAACCGTCCCTCTCAGACGACTCTGGATATAGCGACATCGTGCCGAGCAGCCTGGCCCGGATTAAGGTCATTGGCGTAGGGGGAGGCGGCTGCAACGCGATTAACCGCATGATTGCCAGCCAAGTCTCTGGAGTCGAGTTTTGGTCGGTCAATACCGATGCTCAGGCGTTGACCAATGCCGCCACGCCGAACCGCCTCCAGGTTGGCAAGAAGCTGACCCGTGGGCTGGGGGCAGGCGGGCACCCGCCAGTGGGTGAAAAGGCTGCCGAAGAATCGCGGGATGAAATCGCCACCGCGCTGGAAGGCGCTGACCTCGTATTTATCACCGCAGGCATGGGCGGCGGCACGGGCACGGGCGCGGCTCCCATCGTGGCGGAAGTCGCGAAGGAAGTCGGCGCTCTGACGGTCGGCGTAGTGACTCGCCCCTTTACCTTTGAGGGCAAGCGCCGCACCTCCCAGGCAGAAGAGGGCATCGGGGCGTTGCAAAGCCGGGTAGACACGCTCATCGTCATCCCCAATGACAAGCTTTTAACCGTTATCTCAGCCGAAACGCCTGTACAAGATGCCTTTCGTGTAGCAGACGACATCCTGCGCCAGGGCGTTCAGGGCATTTCCGACATCATCACCATTCCCGGTTTAGTGAATGTGGACTTTGCAGACGTGCGGGCGGTGATGGCCGATGCGGGGTCTGCCCTAATGGGCATCGGCATCGGCACGGGCAAGTCGCGGGCGCGGGAGGCGGCTACGGCTGCCATTTCGTCACCGCTGCTGGAGTCCTCCATCGATGGCGCACGCGGCGTAGTGTTCAATATTCGCGGCGGCTCTGACCTGACGCTGCATGAGGTGAATGCGGCGGCCGAAATCATCTACGAAGCGGTTGATCCCAATGCCAACATCATCTTTGGCGCGGTGATTGACGATCGCCTCCAGGGAGAAGTTCAGATTACGGTCATCGCGACGGGCTTTGCGCCAGGGGAAGTGGCGGCATTGCAGTCTAGCCGGGTGGCTCCGCTCAAGCGCACGGTCACTGCTCCACCCATCGGCACGATGCCCACTGCGCCTTCCGCTGATCCGCGCCTGCGGCCGGGGCTGGATATTCCCGAATTCCTACAACGTCGCCGTCCGCCGACCCGCTAG